Proteins encoded together in one Armatimonadota bacterium window:
- a CDS encoding ArgE/DapE family deacylase, producing MNEIECRLCRAVEAGADEARGFLLDLIRIPSTTGNERPAADLVLERCRGLEVKVAAVPVPADLKHDPDYTFADQELSYQDRPNVVALRRGTGGGHSLIVQSHLDVVPAPPSWGEAFAPVVDGDTIIGRGACDAKGQVAAIILALQALDDAGVGLRGDVQSQFVIDEEVGGNGALALIKQGYRADAALIMEGTNLDIHPANRGALWFRLRVTGKSVHMGRAHEGVNAIEKTAALFPALRKYEQRIVAESAGQPQFERYQRPVQVNLGIMRAGDWPSTVAGESVLEGGVGFLTNKRMEDIKRELREVIESAADQWTRAHYELDFPKLHNDAYADDPDHPAVAALAAACRELGLGSEVYGWNVSCDARLYHHRGGMPTIVFGAGSVADAHAVGEKVDFRQVVQAAQAVALMCVRWCGSP from the coding sequence ATGAATGAAATCGAATGCAGGTTGTGCCGGGCGGTCGAAGCCGGCGCCGACGAGGCCCGCGGCTTCCTGCTCGACCTCATCCGCATCCCCAGCACCACTGGCAATGAGCGCCCCGCCGCCGACCTGGTTCTGGAGCGCTGCCGCGGGCTGGAGGTGAAGGTCGCGGCAGTACCCGTTCCCGCGGATCTCAAGCACGACCCCGACTACACCTTCGCCGACCAGGAACTGAGCTATCAAGATCGCCCCAACGTCGTCGCGCTGCGGCGCGGCACGGGCGGGGGCCACAGCCTGATCGTGCAGAGCCATCTCGATGTCGTGCCCGCGCCTCCGTCATGGGGTGAGGCTTTCGCGCCCGTGGTTGACGGCGACACCATCATCGGCCGCGGCGCATGTGACGCCAAGGGGCAGGTCGCGGCTATCATCCTTGCCCTGCAGGCGCTCGACGACGCCGGGGTGGGACTGCGCGGCGACGTGCAGTCGCAATTCGTCATTGACGAAGAGGTCGGCGGCAACGGCGCGCTCGCGCTCATCAAGCAGGGTTATCGCGCGGACGCCGCGCTCATCATGGAGGGCACCAACCTCGATATCCACCCCGCCAATCGCGGCGCGCTATGGTTCCGCCTGCGGGTAACCGGCAAGTCGGTGCACATGGGGCGGGCGCATGAAGGCGTCAACGCCATCGAGAAGACCGCGGCCTTGTTTCCGGCGCTGCGCAAGTACGAGCAGCGCATCGTCGCCGAGAGCGCGGGGCAGCCGCAGTTCGAGCGCTACCAGCGGCCGGTGCAGGTCAACCTCGGCATCATGCGCGCGGGCGACTGGCCGTCAACGGTGGCAGGGGAGTCAGTGCTCGAGGGCGGCGTGGGGTTTCTGACCAACAAGCGCATGGAAGACATCAAGCGCGAACTGCGCGAGGTCATCGAGTCGGCCGCCGACCAGTGGACGCGCGCCCATTACGAGCTGGACTTCCCCAAGCTGCATAACGACGCTTACGCCGACGACCCCGATCACCCCGCGGTCGCGGCGTTGGCGGCGGCGTGCCGCGAGCTGGGGCTGGGGTCCGAGGTTTACGGCTGGAACGTGAGCTGTGACGCGCGCCTTTACCACCACCGCGGCGGGATGCCGACCATCGTCTTCGGGGCCGGCAGCGTCGCCGACGCGCACGCGGTGGGAGAGAAGGTGGACTTCCGCCAGGTGGTGCAGGCCGCGCAGGCGGTCGCCCTCATGTGCGTGCGATGGTGCGGCTCCCCTTAG